GAGGAGCCCTCCTTGGTAGCGCCCTTGGACGCGGGTGACAACTTGTTCCTTTCGGCGGGGGAGAGCCGGAAGCTCCGGCTGTGCCAATGATGCTACCGGCCCACGCGCGGCAACGCGTGGGCCGGTAACTCGAATGTGTAGGTGTGTCTGTCTTACCAGCCGCTGGGCAGCGGGCGGCCTTCGGCGAACCCGGCCGCGGACTGCACGCCGAGCACCGCCTTGTCGTGGAACTCGGGCAGGCTGCGGGCGCCGGCGTAAGTGCAGGCGCTGCGCACACCGGAGGTGATGTGGTCGATCAGGTCCTCGACGCCCGGGCGTTCCGGATCCAAGCGCATCCGCGAGCTGGAGATGCCCTCTTCGAACAGCGCCTTGCGGGCCCGGTCGAAACCGCTGTCGGTAGCGGTGCGGGCGGCCACGGCACGCTTGGAGGCCATGCCGAAGCTTTCCTTGTAGCGGTTGCCGTCGCGGTCGGTGCGCAGGTCGCCGGGGGACTCGTAGGTGCCGGCGAACCAGGAGCCGATCATCACGTTGGCGGCGCCGGCGGCCAGCGCCAGAGCCACGTCGCGCGGGTGGCGCACGCCACCGTCGGCCCAGATGTGCACGCCGAGTTCCTTGGCAGCGGCGGCGCATTCGGCGACCGCGGAGAACTGCGGGCGGCCCACGCCGGTCATCATGCGGGTGGTGCACATGGCGCCGGGGCCGACACCGACCTTGATGATGGTGGCGCCGGCGGCGGCGAGATCGCGCACGCCCTGCGCGGAGACCACGTTGCCGGCCACGAGCGGCACACCGAGACCGAGGTCGGCGACGGTGCGCAGCGCTTCCAGCATCTTCTCCTGGTGACCGTGCGCGGTGTCGAGCACCAGCAGGTCGGCGCCCGCGTCGACCAGGGCCTTGGCCTTGGCGGCGACGTCACCGTTGATGCCGACGGCGGCGGCGATGCGCAACTGACCGCCGGCGTCGACGTTGGGCTGGTAGATGCCGGCGCGGACGGTGCCGGTGCGGGTCATCACGCCGGCCAGCGAACCGTCGGCGTTGGTGAGGACCGCGAACTTGGCCCGACCGGCCTCGAGCAGTTCGAAGATCTCGCGCGGCGAGGTGTCGGCCGGGGCGGAGACGAAGTCGGTGTTCATCACGTCATGCAGGCGCGCGAAGCGGTCCACATCGGTGCAGGCCTCTTCGGTGACGACGCCGACCGGCATGGCACCTTCGAGCACCACGACGGCGCCGTGGGCGCGCTTGTGCATGAGAGCGACGGCCTCGGACACCGAACGTTCCGGGTCGAGGGTGACCGGGGTGTCGGCGGTGAGCGAGCGGCTCTTCACGAAGGCGATGGTGTCGGCGGCCGCGCTGATCGGCAGATCCTGCGGTAGCACCACGATGCCGCCGCGACGGGCGACCGTCTCGGCCATCCGGCGGCCCGCGACAGCGGTCATGTTCGCCACGACGATCGGAATGGTGGTACCGGACCCATCTACGGTCGACAGATCTACGTCGAACCGGGACGCCACATCCGTCCGATTCGGGACGAGGAAGAGGTCGTCGTAGGTCAGGTCGTAGGGCGGCTGATGGCCAGGGAGAAACTGCACTTGACCAATACTAACCGGGTTGCCCGCGTTCCGTGCAATCGCCCGGCATACCTGCGGCAACGATAAGGTCTAGCCGTTCGAGTGGTTGCCCGGATATGGGCTGTTGGCGGAGTGTGGCATGCGTGATGGGGCAGTGAGCGGAAACTCTTGGGAGCTGAGCGACCGAGACGGCGGATATCTCGCGGCGCGCTGGTGGCAGTGGGCGCTGTCTGCCCCGGCGGACCGCAGCCCGGTCGCCGATGAGACCGGCGAGCACGCCGCGTGGAAGCAGCCCGCGGAAGTCTGGTTTCTCGCCGGGACTTATGGCGGCCGCGTGGTGCGACGATGTGCGGTGCCTTCGGGCAGGCCGCTGTTCTTCCCGGTGATCAACACCGTGCACCCGATGCGGGTTTCCAAAGAGCCGATGACCATGGAGGTCGTCTCCGCGAAGGCCTACCTCAACGGTGTGCCGCTCGAGTTGCGTGAATTCGTCTCGCCGCCGTTCTGGGCGAAGGTGCAGCCGCTGTGGGCGTCACTGCTGCGCCGCAGGGCCTGGGGTCTGTGGGCGGGCCTAGCTCCGCTGGCGCCCGGGCAGTACGTGCTGGAGATCAAGGCGAGTACCGAAGGCGGCTTCTGGGTCGACACGACCTACCACCTGACGGTCGACTGAACACTCAGGCTTCGGCCTGCGTGCGCGAAAGCCGAATCGTGGTGACGCACATGACGATTACCGCGACAGCGATCGCGAACAGGCCGAAACCGTTGGTGCGCAATCGTTCGTCGAGGACGGTGAGACCGAGGAAGGCCGCGGCGAGCGGTTCGGTGATGGTGACGGCCGGCAGCGAAGCCGCGAGCGGGCCGACATGGAAAGCGCGCTGCTGGAGATAGAGGCCGATCAAGCCCGCGGCGACCAGCGCCCAGGTCTGCCAATTGGTAAGCAGGTGCACGAATCCAAGCGAGAACTGGCCGGCGACGCAGGCGGTAAGGGCCGCGGCCAACCCGTAGAGCGACCCGCCCGCAGTGCCGAACAGCAGAGCGCGGCGAGTCGGATCGCCGCGAAGGCCTATCACCACGGCTAGCGCAATGAAGCCCAGCAGCACCGCCAACGGCCACCCCCAATCCCGCAGCGGCGCATCCGAATTGCCCTCCGTCGGATCACCGATGATCAAGAAACAAGCCAGCGCGCCAACCAAGGCCAGCGCCGTGGCCCACGTGCGTGCGGAGATGCGGCGGCCATTGAGTCGCGCGGACAGCGGCAACGCGAACACCAAGGCGCTCACCAGGATCGGCTGCACCAACAAAACCGGCCCCAACGCCAGCGCAGCCACCTGCATGACATAACCGCCCGCATCACCGACAAGCGCGGCCCACCACCGCGGGTTCCGCACCAGCGACCCCATCAGCGACTCGCCTTCCGGCACTGCCGCCGCAGCCCGCTGCTGAGCGACAGCGGCCACAGCGAACAACAGCGCAGCGACGAGCGCACAGACTATGGCACCTAGCGGATGATGCTGCACCGAGCCAGTGTCCACCGCCGATGCGGCCGGGTGATAGACCTCGAATGCGGTCGGCGCGTCCAGCTGAGGCGCGCTGATGCGGGACCGAGCCAGTGTCCACCGCCGACGCAGCCGAGTGATAGACCTCGAATGCGGTCGGCGCGTCCAGCTGAGGCGCGCTGATGCGGGACGGAGTCAGGGTCCACTACCGATGCAGCTGGGCGATCGACCTCGAATGCGGTCGGCATAACCAGCCGAGGCGAATCGATTCGGCCCTTTGGTGGCCTGCCCTGTTGATGGTGTGGGCCTGTCAGTGGGGGCGCGGCCTTGTCGGTGGCGCGGATCTGCGCTGCGCGAGTCTGTCGATGGTGCGGCCCTGTACCAAGTCAGTGCCCATCGCCGACGTAGCCGCGCGATGACCTCGAATGTGGTCGGTGCGTCCAGACGAGGCACATGACTGCCGCGGCCATGTAGTGCGGCGTTGTCGTGAGGTGATGCCGGGTGGCGTGTGGGTGGGGCCGGCCTTGTGTTGCGTGGCGTTGTCGTGGCGTGGCCCCCGTGCTGCGCGGCCTTGTCGATGGCGTGGCAGGGCGTTGCGTTGCGGGCGTCGTTAGTGGCGGTGTTTCCGGGTGTCCGAACAAGACTCGGTGGCCCGGTGTTGACTGCGCGGCGTGGCATTTATGCTGCACGGCTTTGTCGCTGGCGTGGCGTGGCCCCCTGTGCTGCGCGGCCTTGGGCAGGGCGTTGCGTTGCGGGGCGCCGCCGGTGGCGGTGTTGTCGGTGGCGCGGCGTCGGCTGCGCGGCGTTGTGGGTGGCGTCGCGTGTGTGCCGCGCGGGCGATGGCGGTGTGTTGCGTAGCGCTGCCCTGTGCTGCGCGGCCTTGTCGGTGGCATTGCATTGCATTGCATTGCATTGCGGGGCCGTTGTGTCAGTGGCGTTGTAATGCGCGGTGTTGTCCGTGGGGTGGCTTTGTAGGGGCCGCATTGTCGGGTGCCGAGGGCTTGTCGGTGGCGCGACGGTGTCGGATGGGTGGCGGCGGTATTCCGGAACATGGGGCGGTGCGGGCGGTCCATGACGCCGAAATTCCAGGTTTCGCGGTCGCCTGTGAGGTGGCGGCGGTGACCGGTGCGGCGAAATTCCTCGTGTGTCGCCGTCTCTTTGGTTTCCAAGGCCGTGTGGGCACCCGTCGCACACTCCGGGATTCGATGGTGGCGGGGCCTGTGTTGCGAGGCGTTGTCGGTGGCGCGGTCCTGTCGGTGGGCGTCGGGATACTCTGCGCATGACATACGTTGCGCTCAGTGGGGCCGAGTTGCGTTATGTGCTGATGAATGAGCTGTTCGAGTCGGAGACGCTTACGGTTTCCGAGCTCGGGAAGGCGTTGGAGGAGAAGGGTTTCGCGCCTGCGGGGCGGCCCTCCAAGGCGATCTCCGATGCCTTGCGGTGGGAGACTCGGCGTGGCCGGGTCTACCGGCGAGGGCGAGCGCGGTATGGGCCGGGGGAAATTCCGCAGTCGAGCATGTATTACATCCGTGCACGGTTGCATGCGATCGGCATCCGGCGAACGGCAATCTGAGCAGTCATTGCGGCCAGGCTTTTCGGGGCATATGCGGATGACTCCAACTCTGAGCGACAATCTCGGCGCGCTGCGGGAATTGTCGCTCAGAGTTGGGGAGCTATCTATATGGGTCCCTTTGGTTTACCGCCTGGGGCTAGTTTGCTCCGTGGTTGCGGCGGGCGGGAGAGCCCTGGGGGCGACCGGCGCGTCGGCGGGCGTTTCCGGGCGTGTCAGTGCCGCCCGCGCGCGTCGCGCGACCGGTGGAGGCACCGGCGGAACGGGTGTGTGCGCCTGTGGATTTGGGTGCGGTGGCGGTGCGAGCTCCGGCCGAGTTGCCCGTGCCCTCACCACGAGTGGGAGCGCCGGCACCGCGAGCAGGAGCAGTAGCGCTACGGCCCGATCCTGCGGTGCGACCGGACGGTCCTGCGGCGCCACGGCCTGAGCCGCTTGCACTTTCGCGACCCGAGCCCGCCGCGGAACGGCCCGAGCCCGCCGCGGAACGGCCGGAACTCGCCGCCGAAGGGCCGGAGCCCACTGCCGAACGACCGGAGCCCGCTGCCGATCGACCGGAGCCCGCTGCCGAACGGCTGGAGCCTGCTGCCGAACGACCGGAACTCGCCGCGGAACGACCGGAACCCGCTGCGGCACGGCCGGATCCACCCGAACGCTCCGCCCCACCGTCGGCACGGCGGGGACGCCCACCTCCGGCGGTACGGCGGCCGCCGCCCTGGGGTGCGCTCGCTGCGGGCGCGTGCACCGGTGCGATCGACACGCCCGAAGGCTGCTTGGCGCCGGTGATTTCGATCAGCTTGCGGTCGCCCGGGCGCACGTTGACGCCGACGACGTCGACGCCCGCCTTGCGGGTCATCTTCTCCACCTCGGCGCGCTCGTCGTTGGTGACCAGCGTGACGACGACGCCGTCCTCGCCGGCGCGGGCGGTGCGGCCGGCGCGGTGCAGGTACGCCTTGGACTCGGCGGGCGGATCCACGTGCACGACAAGGGAAATGCCGTCGATGTGGATGCCGCGGGCGGCGACGTCGGTGACGACCAGCACGGGGGTGGTGCCGTCGGCGAACGCGGCCAGGGTGCGTTCGCGGTTGTTCTGGGCCTTGCCGCCGTGCATGGCGCCGGCGTTGACGCCCGCGCCGCGCAGCTGCTTGGCGAGGCGGTCGGCGCCGTGCTTGGTGCGCACGAACATGATGGTCAGGCCGTCGCGGGCGGCGATCTCGGTGGCCACGGCGCGCTTGTCGAACTTGTCGCGCACGAACAGCAGGTGATGCGACATGGTCGAGACCGAGGCCGACGGCGGCGCGGTGGAATGGGTGACGGGGGAGTGCAGGTACTTCTTGACGAGCTTGTCGACGTCACCGTCGAGAGTGGCCGAGAACAGCAGGCGCTGACCGTCTTTCGGCGTCCGGTCGAGCAGCTTGGTGACCTGCGGCAGGAAGCCCATATCGGCCATGTGGTCGGCCTCGTCGAGCGCGGTGATGCGCACGTCGGACAGATCCGCGGAGCGCTGCTTGATCAGATCTTCGAGGCGGCCGGGGGTGGCGATGAGCAGGTCGACGCCGCGCGCGAGCCGGTCGGCCTGGCGCTTGATCGGCGCGCCGCCGACGACGGAGGCGACCCGCAGGCCCAGGGAGAGCGCGAGCTCGTCCAGGGCGCGTTCGATCTGGGTGGCGAGTTCGCGGGTGGGAACCAGCACGAGCCCGCGCGGGCGGCCGGGCTTGGCGCCGGCATTGTTGGCCAGGGTGACCAGCATCGGCAGGCCGAAAGCGAGGGTCTTGCCGGAGCCGGTGGGCCCGCGGCCGAGAACGTCCTTGCCGGCCAGCGCATCGCGGCAGGTGGCGGCTTGGATCGGGAAGGGTGCGTCGATGCCGTTGCGGCGCAACGTCTGGACAAGGACGGCGGGTAAACCCAGCTCCGCGAAGGTCACGGCCGGGGCCGTGGTGGCAGGAGTCGAGGGGGTCAAGTGGTGCCTTTCGTGTTCAGCGCGCAACTCGCACTGTGCGGAGTCGGTGAACACGGGTCGGGGTTCACCGCACGGTGCGCCGTTTTCGGGGCACTCGTGGTCGATAGCGAAGATCGGGTTCGGGCGGCGGTACCGGGGCCGGCCGAACGTGGAGAGCCGTGTCAGCTGGAGAAAAGCCGACCGATCTCGACCAGCCAGGGTACCGCGACAGCGAGCGTCGGCACCACCAGAATCGCGGCGGAGCCCAGGTAGGCGGCCGAGGCGAGACGGAGATCACCGATCTGTCCACTCAAGCGCTGGATCCGGATGAGTGTGGTGGGCCCGCCCGCGGCGAGCGCGCCCTGCGGTGCGGTGGACTTGGCGCACGCGACGAGCGCGCGGGCCAGCGGCTTGGGCCCGGTGACCTTGACAGCGGAGTCGTCGGCAAGCAGCTCGATGAGCAATTTGACCGAACCGAGCGCAGCTTTGGAGCGCACCACCCGCGGGAACGCTTCGTGCACGGCGGTGAACGCCTCGAGCACGAGGTCGTGCCGGGCCCGCAGATGCGAACGCTCGTGGCTCACGATCGCGGTGACCTCGGCATCATCGAGGCTGGTCAGCGTGCCTTCGCTGAGTACCACGCGCTGCCGCAAACCGGGCAGGCAGTAGGCGATGGGTTCGGTCGCGGCGAGCACCCGGATGTCGGCGGCGCGCCGGTGCGGCCCGCTCTGATCGAGCAGGTCGACCAGCATGCGATGCCGGTTGCGCCGCCGCCGGGTATGCACGCCCACTCGAATAACCGAGAAGATGAGCCGCGCGCCGACCAGCAGCGTGAGCGCGAAGACCGTGACGTAGGCCAGCCACAACGGTAGCCCGAGCGCGTCGATCTCCCCGGTGGGCGAGGTGGTCGGCCGTCCGTCGGGTCCGGGTACCAGCAGTTCGGAGGCGATGGCCAAGCCGGAACCGAACGCGGAGAGTACGGCGGCCAGCGCGATGGCCTGCCACAACACGAGCGCCGCGCGTGGAACCCGGTAGGGCCAGGTCGAGCGACTCAGCAGAGCTGGAGCAGGCCCCGCGAGAAGCAATGCGAGTCCGGCGAATACCGGCGCGGTTGCGTTCATCGACTCAGCTCACTGCGTTGTGGGGCCTGGACGCGAGGAGTCTACTTCCCCTCGTTGTCTTCGAGCTTAGCGAGTGCTTCACGCAGGGCGTCGGCTTCGTCACGTCCGACCTGCTCAACGAAGTGCACGAGTGCTGCTGCGCGGCTGCCCTTTTCCTCGGCCTGCTGCAGCGCGTCGAACATCAGGCTCGCCACGAGCTCGTCGCGGGTGTGCACCGGGGCGTACCGATGGGCCCGGTCGTCGCGGCGCTGAACCACCAGATTCTTCTTCGCCAGACGCTGCAGCACCGTCATGATCGTGGTGTAGGCGAGCTCACGACGTGCGGCCAATGCCTCGTGCACCTGCCGTACCGTTTGCGGTTCGTCGCTGGACCACAGCTGGTCCATGACCGCTTTCTCGAGTTCACCAAGTCCTGCCATCCCACAAGTTTACGGACTCAACGACACAATTGCGTACTACACGATGTCGTAACTGCCTGATTGCTGTGTGGGATTCGTCATAGCCGGAGCAAGACTGTATTACTTAGTGGTCGTGGACGCCAAAACATGGCGGGTACCGATCGGCACGATCATCGGGCGCCCGGAGACCGGATCCTCGAGCACCGTCGCGCTGAGCCCGAACACCTCCCGCAACAACTCGGCACTGATGATGTCGGCGGGCGGGCCCTGCGCGATGATCTGCCCCGACCGCATGACGATCAACTGATCGCTGTAGCGGATGGCCAGATTCAGGTCGTGCAGCACCATCACCACGGTGCGGCCCATGTCGTCGTGCAGGCGGTCGACCAGATCGAGCACTTCGATCGAGTGCGCGAGGTCGAGGTAGGTGGTCGGCTCGTCGAGCAACAGGATGTCGGTGCCCTGCGCCAGCGCCATCGAGATCCAGGCCCGCTGGCGCTGACCGCCGGAGAGTTCGTCGAGCGGCCGGTCGGCGAGATCGGCGATGCCGGTCTGTTCGAGCGCGAGCAGCACCTCGGCCTCGTCGGTCGCCGACCACTGCCGGATCCAGGACTGATGCGGATGCCGGCCGCGGGCCACGAGATCGCCGACGGTCAGGCCCTCGGGCGCGACCGGGGTCTGCGGCAGCATGCCGACGACGCGCGCCACATCCTTGGTCTTCATCGACGAGATCGCCTTGCCGTCCAGCACGACCCGGCCCTGATGCGGCTTGAGCAGCCGGCCCAGCGAGCGCAGCAGCGTCGACTTGCCGCAGCCGTTGGGCCCGATGACGGTGGTGACGACGGCGGGGGCGATCTCGAGGGTGAGCCCGTCGACGATGACGCTGTCGCCATAGCCGAGGGTGACATCCTCGGCGGCTAGTCGGTGAGCGGCGTTCGCGGTGGTCATGACAGGGTCGCCTTCCGGTTCATACGCACGAGCAGATACAACAGGAACGGTCCACCACAGGCAGCGGTGACGATGCCGGCGGGCAGATCGACGGGAAACAGCGTCCGGGCCGCCAC
This DNA window, taken from Nocardia sp. XZ_19_385, encodes the following:
- a CDS encoding M56 family metallopeptidase encodes the protein MNATAPVFAGLALLLAGPAPALLSRSTWPYRVPRAALVLWQAIALAAVLSAFGSGLAIASELLVPGPDGRPTTSPTGEIDALGLPLWLAYVTVFALTLLVGARLIFSVIRVGVHTRRRRNRHRMLVDLLDQSGPHRRAADIRVLAATEPIAYCLPGLRQRVVLSEGTLTSLDDAEVTAIVSHERSHLRARHDLVLEAFTAVHEAFPRVVRSKAALGSVKLLIELLADDSAVKVTGPKPLARALVACAKSTAPQGALAAGGPTTLIRIQRLSGQIGDLRLASAAYLGSAAILVVPTLAVAVPWLVEIGRLFSS
- a CDS encoding BlaI/MecI/CopY family transcriptional regulator, encoding MAGLGELEKAVMDQLWSSDEPQTVRQVHEALAARRELAYTTIMTVLQRLAKKNLVVQRRDDRAHRYAPVHTRDELVASLMFDALQQAEEKGSRAAALVHFVEQVGRDEADALREALAKLEDNEGK
- a CDS encoding ABC transporter ATP-binding protein, yielding MTTANAAHRLAAEDVTLGYGDSVIVDGLTLEIAPAVVTTVIGPNGCGKSTLLRSLGRLLKPHQGRVVLDGKAISSMKTKDVARVVGMLPQTPVAPEGLTVGDLVARGRHPHQSWIRQWSATDEAEVLLALEQTGIADLADRPLDELSGGQRQRAWISMALAQGTDILLLDEPTTYLDLAHSIEVLDLVDRLHDDMGRTVVMVLHDLNLAIRYSDQLIVMRSGQIIAQGPPADIISAELLREVFGLSATVLEDPVSGRPMIVPIGTRHVLASTTTK
- a CDS encoding DMT family transporter → MQHHPLGAIVCALVAALLFAVAAVAQQRAAAAVPEGESLMGSLVRNPRWWAALVGDAGGYVMQVAALALGPVLLVQPILVSALVFALPLSARLNGRRISARTWATALALVGALACFLIIGDPTEGNSDAPLRDWGWPLAVLLGFIALAVVIGLRGDPTRRALLFGTAGGSLYGLAAALTACVAGQFSLGFVHLLTNWQTWALVAAGLIGLYLQQRAFHVGPLAASLPAVTITEPLAAAFLGLTVLDERLRTNGFGLFAIAVAVIVMCVTTIRLSRTQAEA
- a CDS encoding GuaB1 family IMP dehydrogenase-related protein: MQFLPGHQPPYDLTYDDLFLVPNRTDVASRFDVDLSTVDGSGTTIPIVVANMTAVAGRRMAETVARRGGIVVLPQDLPISAAADTIAFVKSRSLTADTPVTLDPERSVSEAVALMHKRAHGAVVVLEGAMPVGVVTEEACTDVDRFARLHDVMNTDFVSAPADTSPREIFELLEAGRAKFAVLTNADGSLAGVMTRTGTVRAGIYQPNVDAGGQLRIAAAVGINGDVAAKAKALVDAGADLLVLDTAHGHQEKMLEALRTVADLGLGVPLVAGNVVSAQGVRDLAAAGATIIKVGVGPGAMCTTRMMTGVGRPQFSAVAECAAAAKELGVHIWADGGVRHPRDVALALAAGAANVMIGSWFAGTYESPGDLRTDRDGNRYKESFGMASKRAVAARTATDSGFDRARKALFEEGISSSRMRLDPERPGVEDLIDHITSGVRSACTYAGARSLPEFHDKAVLGVQSAAGFAEGRPLPSGW